CAAAGGACGGCTCCGCTTTGCCGCCCCTTGCGGAACAGGCGCGCGTTCGGATCGGTGCTCGATTCATGCGTATCGTTGCTGCGCCGCTTGCCCTTCCAGTCGGTGTCGACATTGCGACCACCGCCGGCTGGTGGATCGTCCGAGCCGTCCTTGGGCCGGAAGCTCTTGTGGCTGGCCCACGCCTGGATCAACGTGCCATCGACCGAGAAGTGTTCTCTGGAGAGCAGCCCTTGCTTGTCGGCCAAGCTCATGACTTCGGTAAAGAACGCTTCGACCACTTCGTGCTCGAGCAGACGATCCCGGTTCTTGGAGAACACCGAGTGGTCCCAGACGGCGTCTTCGATCGCCAGTCCGACGAACCAGCGGAACAGCAGGTTGTAGCGCATCTGCTCCATCAGCATGCGCTCGCTGCGCACCGAGTACAGCACCTGCAGCAGCAATGCACGCAGCAGTTTCTCCGGCGCAATCGACGCACGGCCGCTATCCGCGTAGATCGTGCCAAACAGCCCATTGAGCCGCTTCAGCGCTTGATTGACCAGTAGCCGAAGCGGCCGCAACGGGTGATCGGCCGGCACGAAGTCTTCCAGCTTCACCGTCGTGAACAGCGGTTCTTGCATCTCGTCCATTCCGCGCATTGCTCTCGTCTGCCCAAGATCATGAACACGATATCTCTAACGCACCGCTCGCAACGCCCGTTTACACCGTATCCAATTTCAACAGCCTGCTAGGGGAAAATGGCACACAGACCGCAAGCAAATCCATTTGGAGAGGTAGCGGTCAGGAAAGAATTGATGTGGAAAATCCTGCTCCCGGCGTGCGCCCGGGACAGATTCACTATCAAGATGCCAACGGCACCAAGTACTATTATGATCCTAACTCGCAAGTGTTTTTCGATCAAAAAACTGGCGAACTGGCCCCGAAGAGTGTGCAAAATTTGATGAAG
This DNA window, taken from Burkholderia cenocepacia, encodes the following:
- a CDS encoding IS5 family transposase; protein product: MDEMQEPLFTTVKLEDFVPADHPLRPLRLLVNQALKRLNGLFGTIYADSGRASIAPEKLLRALLLQVLYSVRSERMLMEQMRYNLLFRWFVGLAIEDAVWDHSVFSKNRDRLLEHEVVEAFFTEVMSLADKQGLLSREHFSVDGTLIQAWASHKSFRPKDGSDDPPAGGGRNVDTDWKGKRRSNDTHESSTDPNARLFRKGRQSGAVLCYQGHILMENRSGLVVGAVVSHADGFGERASALRLLDCVPGRHAKTLGADKGYDVRDFVRDCRGRKVTLHVARNDAHQGGSAIDGPTSRHAGYGISQVIRKRIEEHFGWGKTVGRIRQTAYRGIKRVNQHFKLTMLASNLTRMARILAAVPQGAAR